One segment of Oncorhynchus gorbuscha isolate QuinsamMale2020 ecotype Even-year unplaced genomic scaffold, OgorEven_v1.0 Un_scaffold_601, whole genome shotgun sequence DNA contains the following:
- the LOC124019010 gene encoding tetraspanin-10, with amino-acid sequence MRRLQSMRWFSSPWLRRETSQTETSPLIPKTDTDRELSGVLQGTDESSTEEQAPEPGPNDGPGNQGRTREVKPRARSRPFSLRDCLLKYLLFFSNFLFTVLGLVVLALGLWGLINKESFAQEKIGQISTDPMLVFVVLGLVLSTLCLSGCVGALRENCCLLQVFSATVLVLVAAQVLTAIVAYSLQGQIEGYLRSGMLAAMVRYQDDLDLRFITDEIQIGLQCCGADTYRDWEVNMYYNCSAPGVLSCGVPATCCVDPLENGTVWNSQCGVGSQQLDEFSAQSVIFLGGCLGGMSRWIEQHTGLIGSVGIVLLGVQIITLFITTRLMDNIQCSKATT; translated from the exons ATGAGGAGGTTGCAGTCCATGAGATGGTTTAGTTCTCCCTGGTTGAGGAGAGAGACCTCACAGACTGAGACCAGCCCACTCATACCAAAG acagacacagatagagagcTGTCAGGAGTCCTCCAGGGGACTGACGAGAGCAGCACAGAAGAACAGGCTCCAGAACCAGGACCGAATGATGGACCTGGGAACCAGGGTAGAACCAGGGAGGTAAAACCCAGAGCCCGTAGCAGGCCCTTCTCCCTGAGAGACTGCCTTCTCAAGTACCTCCTGTTCTTCAGCAACTTCCTCTTCACGGTGCTAGGCCTGGTGGTCCTGGCCCTGGGACTGTGGGGCCTCATCAACAAGGAATCCTTCGCTCAGGAGAAAATAGGACAAATCAGCACCGACCCCATGCTGGTGTTTGTGGTGCTGGGCTTGGTGCTGTCTACCCTCTGCCTGTCAGGCTGTGTGGGGGCTCTGAGAGAGAACTGCTGCCTGCTCCAGGTCTTCTCAGCCACTGTGCTGGTCCTGGTAGCAGCCCAGGTCTTAACGGCCATTGTGGCCTACAGCCTgcagggacagatagagggataCCTGAGGTCAGGTATGCTGGCTGCCATGGTACGTTACCAGGATGACCTGGACCTGAGGTTCATCACAGATGAGATCCAGATAGGACTGCAGTGCTGCGGGGCCGACACCTACAGAGACTGGGAGGTCAACAT GTACTATAACTGCTCTGCCCCGGGGGTGCTGTCCTGTGGGGTCCCTGCTACCTGCTGTGTGGACCCCCTGGAGAACGGCACGGTGTGGAACTCCCAGTGTGGAGTAGGATCCCAGCAGCTGGATGAGTTCTCTGCTCAGAGCGTCATCTTCCTGGGGGGCTGTCTGGGGGGCATGTCCCGCTGGATAGAGCAGCACACAGGCCTGATAGGATCCGTGGGTATCGTCCTACTGGGGGTTCAGATCATCACTCTGTTCATCACCACAAGACTGATGGATAACATCCAGTGCAGTAAAGCTACAACATAA